AGGAACAAGTATTGGTGTGTGAGAAAGATGTCCAATCAAATCATTGAGCCATTTCTGCTTAGAAAAAGATTGATGTCCGCAGTCATGCCCGACTACAAACAAAGCCCAAAACATCGTTCCTTGCATTAGCCAGAAAATCGGGAAGAAAAGCCAAGAATCCAGGTAATTAGCTACTGCATAAAGCAGACCGATAATCAGGATGTCACGAAAAAAGTAAAAAAGTGATTTTGTTACATTGGGCTGAAAGCATTCAGCGGGGATTGCAGATTTTAAATCTTGAAGAGTGAAAGGTAATTTAGTTGTATCCTCAGACGTTTCGCAGCCAGGAGAATTGTTGAACGTGATGGTATCTAATTGCACTGGATTCTTTTGTTAGATATAAATCGGAACTTGATTTTGAGACAAGATAATCTCACCTCTAGGATGCCCACGAAATTAGCGATCGCTAACACCAAAGAAGATAATTTTTGGCAATTTAGCTAACAATTTTTAGTTAGTAAAAAGTCGCCAAATTCTATTTAAACACAGCATGATCAACGCTCTCGTTGAGTTCAAGAGCGTGAGTGTAGTCACAGTGCTATTTATCGCTCTGTATAATGTTCGTCGAAAGTCTTATAGCCAACATCAGTTGTGTATAGCTGACATTGGTCTGTAATCTGCTTCATTAAAGGCCAAGAAAACTGACACTCATCATGTAGATAAGGCTCCCAATTTTCTTTGATGCTGCTGTAAGCTAGCCGCAAATTATAAGAAGGAATAGCAGTGGAAATATGATGAGGGACGTGAACATTGATATCGTGGCACAAGACTTCTACCCAACGTGGATAATCACAATGAATAGTTCCAGATAGCTGTGCTAAAGCCTCGTTCCACTTATTCGCTGTCGCAAAAGGAACATCTGCGGCAGTGTGGTGAACAATAGTAAAAGTACTCATCCAAAAATGGTAAATCAGCCAGGGCACTAGCCAAAACTTGACAAATCCCCAGATACCAGTTGTAGCGATGAGAGTCGGGAAAGCGATCGCAGCAAACACAACTACAACAGCCACAGACAGCTTGATACTCGATTGGTCTTTTGTTTTGAAGTTCCGCCAATCAAAATGCACCACAGCCCAATGTCCAATAGAACCTACCCACCAAAAGCGTTTACGCATGAACAGTTCAAAAGCAGACTGTCGGGTTTTATCCCAATTTTCAAACACTTCTGGTCTAATTGGATGCCAAGCGT
This portion of the Nostoc sp. GT001 genome encodes:
- a CDS encoding fatty acid desaturase, which gives rise to MTTSIINSQKLSDEPSNSDFRLKDIVKTLPRECFQQNRRKAWTQVILSVLAVALGYYSLIITPWFLLPLAWIFTGTALTGFFVIGHDCGHRSFAKRRWVNDLVGHFFMMPLIYPFHSWRIKHNYHHTHTNKLDEDNAWHPIRPEVFENWDKTRQSAFELFMRKRFWWVGSIGHWAVVHFDWRNFKTKDQSSIKLSVAVVVVFAAIAFPTLIATTGIWGFVKFWLVPWLIYHFWMSTFTIVHHTAADVPFATANKWNEALAQLSGTIHCDYPRWVEVLCHDINVHVPHHISTAIPSYNLRLAYSSIKENWEPYLHDECQFSWPLMKQITDQCQLYTTDVGYKTFDEHYTER